AAAATGCCGAAGAGGCTCAAAAACTGTGCGACACACTCGGCGATCGCGCGTATTTCCATCTGCTCGATGTATCTGAGGAGTCGCATTGGCAAGCCGTTGAAGCCTTTGTACAAACCGAGTTCGGTCGGCTGGATATTTTGGTGAATAATGCAGGTATAACGGGATTTTTGGAAACCGTGGGACCTCATGACCCTGAACATTTAGACTTAGCAAGCTGGCATACTGTGCAACGCACCAACAGTGATGGCGTTGCGCTTGGTTGCAAATATGGGATCCGACTTATGAAAGCATCTCAGGCTGCGAGTATCGTCAATATCTCCTCTCGTTCCGGTTTGGTAGGGATCCCGGCCGCAGCAGCTTATGCAGCGAGTAAGGCTGCAGTACGTAATCACAGTAAATCGGTAGCCCTGTATTGTGCTCAACAAGGTTACCCTATTCGTTGTAACTCTGTTCATCCGGGCGCCATTTTAACACCTATGTGGGATGCCATGTTGGGTGAAGGGGAAGCTCGGGAAGCGGCAATTGCTGGTATTGCTGCCGATATTCCGGTTGGACACATGGGCAATGCTATGGATGTAGCCTATGCGGTGCTTTATCTGGCCTCAGATGAGTCCGCTTATGTGACAGGAATTGAACTGAATATTGATGGTGGGATCCTGGCCGGCAGCAGTGCCGCGCCTAAATCAAGTTAAGTTATATCAAACCTGGCCGGTATAATCCTGATACCGGCTTTTGTCCGGCGGATTAGTTTGCTAAGCTCAAATGAACAGATGTCGCAATTACAAGGAGTTTGAGCCTATGTATTGGGGTTTAATTGTTGTCTTTATTGTGCTGGCTTTTTGGCTTCACAACCGCTATAGCTCTAGTTCTGAGGATTATCCAGCACTGGAGACTGACCCAAATGATCCTTTGCTGCTCCAGGCTGTGGCAGATGCCAAAGCGTCATTAGAGGAATTCAAATCCCTGTATCGCCAGTTTCCTAAGGACGCTTTTGTTAAACTCGACTTTGAAAGCGATTGTGGTGTTTCTGAACACCTTGGTGCACACGTTGAAGGGATAAAAGGCGATGAGATCAGTGTCTTTCTGGTCACGCCACCTGTCACGCATCAGGGTAAGCTTGCGCACAATTACACCTGCCACTTCGATGACATAGAGGACTGGCAGATCACAGATAAAGAGGGCAACATTTATGGCGGATTTACGCAGCGCGCCATGTTTGCGATCGCTGAACGTGAAGGCGTGGAGTTGCCCCGTGAGCTACAGGAAATGCAGGGAAAATATGTTTAACGTTGCGCCCTGGCGCTATTACTAGCGTGTCATTCAAAAAGCACTCACTCCTTTAAGGCTGTTTCCATCACTGTCTTTTACGTGAGTGATGGCGATGGAAACAACTATTTGATGTAGTTATATAGAGCACTTTTGTACGTTGAATTAAGGTTGTTCGGCAAATGCTCTTAGCTCGTCACCTGTCAGACGATAAATGATCCACTCGTCCTGAGGTTTGGCACCAATGCTGTTGTAGAAGTCGATCGCTGGCTTGTTCCAGTCGAGCACGACCCATTCAAAACGACCACAGTCTTTTTTTATGGCCAGTTGTGCCAGAAACTTCATCAATGCTTTACCTGCACCCTGCCCGCGCTGATCCTGAGCAACATACAGATCTTCCAGGTACAGACCGTATTTACCAAGCCAGGTCGAATAATTAAAGAAATACACGGCAAAACCAATGGCCTCGCCCTCTTGCTCGCAGATCAGGGCGTGGGCACGTACATCGTCGCCAAATAGTTTTTGCTCTATATCCGCGACTGTATTGAGGACTGCGTCTGGCTCTTTCTCATAGATGGCTAATTCATTGATAAAATGTAATATTGTTGCTGCATCGCCTTTTTGTGCGTGGCGGATCGTGATACTCATCGACTGTTTATTTCCAAAGTTGACATGATGGTTGCTCAGTGTAAGCTCAATCTATAAATGAATAAAGTGCATAGATTGCACGTACTAAATGTATATTATTAATGAAACATTTGCCTAATTTGGATCTTAATCTGCTTAAACTGTTTGCTGTTTTGTATCAGAATGGCTCAGTTACGCTCTCTGCCGAGCAGCTGAATCTCAGTCAGTCTGCATGTAGTCACGCACTGACCCGGCTCCGGGAGCGCCTGGGTGATGAACTGTTTGTGCGGGTGAATAATCGTATGTTGGCAACCGCGCATGCACATCGACTGGCAAAGACCGTGTTGCCAGCGTTGCAGATGCTGGAGGGAGGCCTGCAAGAAGCCAGCCCGTTTGATGCAAATGAACCTCATACGCTGACGATTGCGGTAACGGATTATACTGCCTGGTGTCTGCGGCCTTTTGTAGCTCATTTGGTTAGCCTGTTTGAAAATCTGGATATCCGTTTTGTTCAGCTTGAAGAACGCATTGCAGAGCAAGCTCTGAAAGAGGAAAGTCTGGATCTGGTATGCGGGTTTGCACATCAGCAGGAGTTTTCTGAGAGCCTGACCCAGCTTAGCTGGTTTGAGGATGCCTACGTGACAGTGCGTTGTCAGTCTCACCCATGCAAAAAACAAATAGATCTGAGTACTTTTATTGCATATCCGCATATTTTGATTGCGCCATGGAACGAGCGTCGGGGAATAGTTGACAGAGCACTGGCAAAAATTAAGAAATCCAGAACCATTGCAGTGACAACCCCACATGTGTTGGTGGCACCAACGTTGCTACCAGAGAGTGATATGTTGCTGACTATGCCCAGGCGTTATGCCTTGCAGGTGTGTGACAGATTACACCTTCAGTTACAGCCACCGCCGCTTCCGGTGCCTGATTACCAGCTGAAGTTGTACTGGCACCGGACGCGCAAGCGCGATCCTAAGATTGGCTGGTTTATTACTCAGTTCTGCGACTTTCATGAGCTAGAACATGACGAGGCCAAGTTAGTAAAATAGTGATCTGTTAACTGACGCCGTGAATACAGATATGCTCGCTGAAATGTCTAATTTAGTTTATATAATTCAATGTTTTAATTTAGATCAGAATTTTACCATATCGACAGCATGAGCACGCATATAGTCACAAATAAAGTCGACGCTGAGTTTAATATTCGGGAGCTGATATTTGGCGTGTTGATATACCAGATTTATTTCTACTGTGTGTGTTTTACCGGGTGACAATTTAAGGTGCTGTGCAACGGGTGTTACCACGCTTTTTAGGTGTGCGGGGAGTAGCCAGTCGGGGGCTAGCAACAGGCCCTCGCCCTGAGCGAGCGCATCCAGTAAGGTAGTACTGTCATTGCTGATCAGAACGGGTTGAGTAGACACCGGCTGCCAGTTGTCTTGTTCGTGCACCCACCATGGGACGAGGGCCGTTTTACTGCGAAACATGATTGTCGGACAAAGACAGAGCTGATCAACAGACCAATTGGTGGTGCCAAATTGAGTATTTAATCGATCAGCCAGTTGGGTATGCGCCCACAGTGTAAAGCCACTGCGAATGAGCGGTTTGGCAATAAGACGGGCATCGTCGATCGGCCCGCCCCTGATTGCCAGGTCGACAGAGTCTTGCCCGAAGAGCGCATATTCATTGGTATAGTCGAGGTCGAGTAAAATGTTTGGAAATTGCTGGCGAAAACGCCGGAATAAGGGCACCAGCAGCGCCTTTGACAGGCCGGGAGGTGCACTGACTTTTAGCGTGCCGCTCGGGTTATCAAAGCTCTGTGAGATCAGTTCATCGGCGTAGGTCAGCTTAGTGAGGATCTCATCAATATGTTGGTAGTAGATCTGCCCTAATTCAGTAA
This window of the Pseudoalteromonas rubra genome carries:
- a CDS encoding LysR family transcriptional regulator; protein product: MKHLPNLDLNLLKLFAVLYQNGSVTLSAEQLNLSQSACSHALTRLRERLGDELFVRVNNRMLATAHAHRLAKTVLPALQMLEGGLQEASPFDANEPHTLTIAVTDYTAWCLRPFVAHLVSLFENLDIRFVQLEERIAEQALKEESLDLVCGFAHQQEFSESLTQLSWFEDAYVTVRCQSHPCKKQIDLSTFIAYPHILIAPWNERRGIVDRALAKIKKSRTIAVTTPHVLVAPTLLPESDMLLTMPRRYALQVCDRLHLQLQPPPLPVPDYQLKLYWHRTRKRDPKIGWFITQFCDFHELEHDEAKLVK
- a CDS encoding DUF2314 domain-containing protein, with product MYWGLIVVFIVLAFWLHNRYSSSSEDYPALETDPNDPLLLQAVADAKASLEEFKSLYRQFPKDAFVKLDFESDCGVSEHLGAHVEGIKGDEISVFLVTPPVTHQGKLAHNYTCHFDDIEDWQITDKEGNIYGGFTQRAMFAIAEREGVELPRELQEMQGKYV
- a CDS encoding GNAT family N-acetyltransferase gives rise to the protein MSITIRHAQKGDAATILHFINELAIYEKEPDAVLNTVADIEQKLFGDDVRAHALICEQEGEAIGFAVYFFNYSTWLGKYGLYLEDLYVAQDQRGQGAGKALMKFLAQLAIKKDCGRFEWVVLDWNKPAIDFYNSIGAKPQDEWIIYRLTGDELRAFAEQP
- a CDS encoding LysR family transcriptional regulator is translated as MDKLRALRYFKRVVELNSFSAVAEEFSVPASSVSRRIKDLEASLGIELIKRTTRHVSITELGQIYYQHIDEILTKLTYADELISQSFDNPSGTLKVSAPPGLSKALLVPLFRRFRQQFPNILLDLDYTNEYALFGQDSVDLAIRGGPIDDARLIAKPLIRSGFTLWAHTQLADRLNTQFGTTNWSVDQLCLCPTIMFRSKTALVPWWVHEQDNWQPVSTQPVLISNDSTTLLDALAQGEGLLLAPDWLLPAHLKSVVTPVAQHLKLSPGKTHTVEINLVYQHAKYQLPNIKLSVDFICDYMRAHAVDMVKF
- a CDS encoding SDR family oxidoreductase, with protein sequence MPRLNNKIALITGAARGIGAAVATCFIEQGATVIITDKNAEEAQKLCDTLGDRAYFHLLDVSEESHWQAVEAFVQTEFGRLDILVNNAGITGFLETVGPHDPEHLDLASWHTVQRTNSDGVALGCKYGIRLMKASQAASIVNISSRSGLVGIPAAAAYAASKAAVRNHSKSVALYCAQQGYPIRCNSVHPGAILTPMWDAMLGEGEAREAAIAGIAADIPVGHMGNAMDVAYAVLYLASDESAYVTGIELNIDGGILAGSSAAPKSS